The Brienomyrus brachyistius isolate T26 unplaced genomic scaffold, BBRACH_0.4 scaffold45, whole genome shotgun sequence genome has a window encoding:
- the LOC125723067 gene encoding uncharacterized protein LOC125723067 — MSIVKTTVNLQRIDWLLPKGAVSVRIAPEYIPGPVGRGQTSSSDAGRRKKCRTRPPAASSLTTSASPGSAAIPVATSRGQQGTGRRRNTAGGRSGRRRRYDQQKGLEPKPSSPTFSSSSFLFPSSAPSSFVSSPFLFMSSSVLSPHLVTPVSPAPHPYSAPGLVHLTPLLQAPAQAVAASSHLEKFYWLYNYYVTKYSKMTYDAKCFTEYWCQEFWNRHLNEINLAKQGKNEDNEGTHSSKRRRIDEDEFIFPIDALEQLSTMPRAQEMGVEMGYQSDAHSYISL, encoded by the exons atgtccatcgtgaaaaccaccgtgaatctccagaggattgactggctgctgccgaaaggtgcagtcagtgtgcggatcgccccggaatacatccccggtccagttggccgag gacaaaccagttccagtgatgctggccgtaggaagaagtgccgcaccaggccgccggcagccagctccctgaccacgtctgcctctcctggatctgctgccatcccggtggcaaccagcaggggtcagcagggcacaggccgccgtagaaatacggcgggaggccggtcagggcgaagaaggaggtatgaccaacagaaggggttagagcctaagcccagctcaccaaccttctcctcctcttcatttttatttccgtcttcagccccctcctcttttgtttcatccccatttctttttatgagctcctctgttttatccccacacttagtcacacctgtaagcccagctccacatccatattcagctccaggcctggttcatctgacccctctgcttcaggctccagcacaggctgtagccgcctcatctcacctggaaaaattctattggttgtataactattatgtaaccaagtactctaaaatgacctatgacgccaagtgctttactgagtactggtgtcaggagttttggaacagacatttaaatgaaattaacttagcgaaacaggggaagaatgaggataatgagggtactcattcatccaagaggcgtaggattgatgaagatgagttcatctttcctattgatgcactggagcagctaagtaccatgcccagggctcaggagatgggtgtggagatgggctatcagtcagatgcacatagctacatttccctgtag